One region of Lathamus discolor isolate bLatDis1 chromosome 2, bLatDis1.hap1, whole genome shotgun sequence genomic DNA includes:
- the JMJD4 gene encoding 2-oxoglutarate and iron-dependent oxygenase JMJD4, whose product MDRSTFACSTAFFRDYSSSSQGAFCLPGGHVDFIEKVESFTYSDFFRDYLIPNHPCIFSAKFTEDWGSRRSWVTWDGKPNFDYLLQKFGEAVVPVANCDVKEYNSNPKEQLPFKEYIKYWKEYIKNGYRSSRGCLYLKDWHLSRDFPEQDVYTTPVYFLSDWLNEYWDAIAVDDYRFVYMGPKGSWTPFHADVFRSYSWSANICGRKKWLLYPAGQEEYLKDRHGNLPFDVTAPSLQDRSVYPRYNQSQPPVEIVQEAGEIVFIPSGWHHQVYNLEDTISINHNWVNGCNVAIMWCFLQDELAAVQREINEWKDPMDDWHLQCQLIMKSCTGIDYKEFYNFLKVIAENRISVLENGLDDEASAKNTPKAAISTLGMLHAVFDLKRTVKVLTSLSANEDFKKLDLTSLSPPPEALLHHLKAAIDTALL is encoded by the exons ATGGACAGGTCAACATTTGCCTGTTCCACTGCCTTTTTTCGTGACTATAGCAGTTCATCTCAGGGTGCATTCTGCCTCCCCGGAGGACACGTAGACTTTATTGAAAAAGTAGAATCATTCACTTACTCAGACTTCTTCCGGGATTATTTGATTCCCAACCATCCCTGTATTTTCTCAGCTAAATTCACTGAAGACTGGGGCAGCAGGAGAAGTTGGGTGACTTGGGATGGAAAGCCTAACTTTGATTATCTGCTGCAGAAGTTTG GAGAGGCTGTAGTACCTGTTGCCAACTGTGATGTCAAGGAGTACAATTCTAACCCAAAGGAGCAGCTCCCCTTCAAGGAGTATATCAAGTACTGGAAAGAGTACATTAAAAATGGCTACCGTTCATCCCGAGGGTGTCTTTACCTAAAGGACTGGCACCTGAGCAG GGATTTCCCCGAGCAAGATGTTTATACAACCCCTGTGTATTTCTTATCTGACTGGCTGAATGAATACTGGGATGCTATAGCTGTGGATGATTACCGGTTTGTCTACATGGGACCTAAAGGTTCATG GACTCCATTCCATGCTGATGTCTTCCGTTCCTACAGCTGGTCAGCCAATATATGTGGGAGAAAGAAATGGCTGTTGTACCCTGCAGGACAGGAGGAGTACCTGAAAGACCGCCACGGCAACTTGCCTTTTGATGTGACTGCACCTAGCCTTCAGGACAGGAGTGTTTACCCTCGCTACAACCAAAGTCAGCCCCCTGTTGAGATTGTGCAGGAAGCAGGGGAGATAGTCTTCATCCCCAGTGGATGGCATCATCAAGTTTACAATCTG GAGGATACCATTTCCATTAACCACAACTGGGTGAATGGCTGCAATGTGGCTATAATGTGGTGCTTCCTACAGGATGAATTAGCAGCTGTCCAGCGGGAAATTAATGAATGGAAAGACCCTATGGATGATTGGCACCTACAATGCCAG TTGATCATGAAGTCTTGCACTGGTATAGACTACAAGGAGTTCTATAACTTCCTCAAAGTTATTGCAGAGAACAGAATTTCCGTCTTGGAAAACGGCCTTGATGATGAAGCTTCAGCAAAAAACACTCCAAAAGCTGCCATTTCCACCTTGGGCATGCTCCATGCAGTGTTTGATTTAAAGAGGACTGTGAAGGTGTTAACATCATTGAGTGCTAATGAAGATTTCAAGAAACTAGACCTGACGTCACTTTCTCCACCTCCGGAGGCATTGCTCCACCACTTGAAAGCAGCAATAGATACAGCGCTACTCTAA